The following proteins are encoded in a genomic region of Saccharopolyspora antimicrobica:
- a CDS encoding PspC domain-containing protein produces MSAEIPTSTAATTENSTNRKFRRSRDERMIAGLCGGAAKSLGVDPTIARVALIAVTLFGFGSGILLYLACWLVVPEE; encoded by the coding sequence ATGAGCGCAGAGATCCCCACCTCGACCGCCGCCACCACCGAGAACTCGACCAACCGGAAGTTCCGCCGCAGCCGCGACGAGCGGATGATCGCCGGACTGTGCGGCGGAGCCGCCAAGTCGCTGGGCGTGGACCCCACCATCGCCCGGGTCGCGCTGATCGCCGTGACGCTGTTCGGCTTCGGCTCCGGCATCCTGCTGTACCTGGCCTGCTGGCTGGTGGTCCCGGAGGAGTGA
- a CDS encoding copper homeostasis protein CutC: MSGLLEVIAFDAADAEAAQAGGADRVELCRDLAADGLTPELPVVRSVLAATDLPVRVMVREQTGFGADVDLLRRRVGELLDAGAREFVLGFLDEHGQVDLDATRAVVAELAGRPWTFHRAVDHAAQYRTAWARAVSLGPDTVLTAGGPSGVAEGLSHLRELAAVQDADGVELLVGGGLRQEHVPVLREAGVRAFHIGSGARSSGPVLAELVRSWRELLDS, translated from the coding sequence GTGAGCGGGTTGCTGGAAGTCATCGCGTTCGACGCCGCCGACGCCGAGGCCGCGCAGGCGGGCGGGGCGGACCGAGTCGAGCTGTGCCGGGACCTGGCCGCCGACGGCCTGACGCCCGAGCTGCCGGTGGTTCGCAGCGTGCTCGCCGCCACGGACCTCCCGGTGCGCGTGATGGTGCGCGAGCAGACCGGGTTCGGCGCCGATGTCGACCTGCTGCGGCGACGGGTCGGCGAGCTGCTCGACGCCGGGGCTCGGGAGTTCGTGCTCGGGTTCCTGGACGAGCACGGCCAGGTCGACCTCGACGCCACCCGCGCGGTGGTCGCCGAGCTGGCCGGTCGCCCGTGGACTTTCCACCGCGCTGTGGACCACGCCGCCCAGTACCGGACGGCGTGGGCGCGGGCGGTGTCGCTCGGCCCGGACACCGTGCTGACCGCCGGTGGTCCTTCCGGTGTCGCGGAGGGCCTTTCCCACCTGCGGGAACTCGCCGCCGTGCAGGACGCCGACGGCGTGGAGCTGCTCGTCGGCGGCGGCCTCCGGCAGGAGCACGTCCCGGTCCTGCGAGAAGCCGGTGTGCGCGCCTTCCACATCGGCAGCGGCGCCCGCTCGTCCGGCCCGGTGCTCGCCGAACTGGTCCGGTCCTGGCGGGAACTCCTCGACTCCTGA
- the groL gene encoding chaperonin GroEL (60 kDa chaperone family; promotes refolding of misfolded polypeptides especially under stressful conditions; forms two stacked rings of heptamers to form a barrel-shaped 14mer; ends can be capped by GroES; misfolded proteins enter the barrel where they are refolded when GroES binds) yields the protein MAKMIAFDEDARRGLERGMNTLADAVKVTLGPKGRNVVLEKKWGAPTITNDGVSIAKEIELEDPWEKIGAELVKEVAKKTDDVAGDGTTTATVLAQALVREGLRNVAAGANPIALKRGIEKATEAIAEQLLKNAKEIETKDQIAATAAISAGDRQIGELIAEAMDKVGKEGVITVEESNTFGLELELTEGMRFDKGYISPYFVTDSERMEAVLEDPYLLLLSSKVSNVKDLLPLLEKVMQANKPLLIISEDVEGEALATLVVNKIRGTFKSVAVKAPGFGDRRKAMLQDMAILTGGQVISEEVGLKLENADLNLLGRARKVVVTKDETTIVEGAGDDEQIAGRVNEIRAEIERSDSDYDREKLQERLAKLAGGVAVIKAGAATEVELKERKHRIEDAVRNAKAAVEEGIVAGGGVALLQAAQAAFDGLKLEGDEATGANSVKIAVEAPLKQIAINAGLEGGVVAEKVKNLTSGHGLNAATGEYEDLVQAGVLDPAKVTRSALQNAASIAALFLTTEAVVADKPEKESAGAAAGADPMGGMGGMM from the coding sequence ATGGCCAAGATGATCGCGTTCGACGAGGACGCCCGCCGCGGTCTTGAGCGCGGCATGAACACCCTCGCCGACGCCGTCAAGGTGACGCTCGGCCCGAAGGGCCGCAACGTTGTGCTCGAGAAGAAGTGGGGCGCCCCCACGATCACCAACGACGGCGTCTCCATCGCCAAGGAGATCGAGCTCGAGGACCCGTGGGAGAAGATCGGGGCCGAGCTGGTCAAGGAGGTGGCGAAGAAGACCGATGACGTCGCGGGCGACGGCACCACCACCGCCACCGTGCTGGCCCAGGCCCTGGTTCGCGAGGGCCTGCGCAACGTCGCGGCCGGCGCCAACCCGATCGCTCTGAAGCGGGGCATCGAGAAGGCCACCGAGGCGATCGCCGAGCAGCTGCTCAAGAACGCCAAGGAGATCGAGACCAAGGACCAGATCGCCGCCACCGCCGCGATCTCGGCCGGCGACCGCCAGATCGGCGAGCTCATCGCCGAGGCCATGGACAAGGTCGGCAAGGAAGGCGTCATCACCGTCGAGGAGAGCAACACCTTCGGGCTCGAGCTCGAGCTCACCGAGGGCATGCGCTTCGACAAGGGCTACATCTCGCCGTACTTCGTGACCGACTCGGAGCGCATGGAGGCGGTCCTGGAGGACCCGTACCTCCTGCTGCTGAGCTCCAAGGTCTCCAACGTCAAGGACCTGCTCCCGCTGCTGGAGAAGGTCATGCAGGCCAACAAGCCGCTGCTGATCATCTCCGAGGACGTCGAGGGCGAGGCGCTGGCCACCCTGGTCGTCAACAAGATCCGCGGCACCTTCAAGTCCGTCGCCGTCAAGGCCCCGGGCTTCGGCGACCGCCGCAAGGCGATGCTGCAGGACATGGCCATCCTGACCGGCGGCCAGGTCATCAGCGAAGAGGTCGGCCTCAAGCTGGAGAACGCCGACCTGAACCTGCTGGGCCGCGCCCGCAAGGTCGTCGTCACCAAGGACGAGACGACCATCGTCGAGGGTGCCGGTGACGACGAGCAGATCGCCGGGCGGGTCAACGAGATCCGCGCCGAGATCGAGCGCTCGGACTCCGACTACGACCGCGAGAAGCTGCAGGAGCGGCTGGCCAAGCTGGCCGGCGGCGTGGCCGTCATCAAGGCCGGTGCGGCGACCGAGGTCGAGCTCAAGGAGCGCAAGCACCGCATCGAGGACGCGGTCCGCAACGCCAAGGCCGCCGTCGAGGAGGGCATCGTCGCCGGTGGTGGCGTCGCGCTGCTGCAGGCCGCGCAGGCCGCCTTCGACGGGCTGAAGCTGGAGGGTGACGAGGCGACCGGCGCGAACAGCGTCAAGATCGCCGTCGAGGCCCCGCTGAAGCAGATCGCCATCAACGCCGGCCTCGAGGGCGGCGTCGTCGCGGAGAAGGTCAAGAACCTGACCTCGGGCCACGGCCTGAACGCCGCGACCGGCGAGTACGAGGACCTGGTCCAGGCCGGCGTCCTCGACCCGGCGAAGGTCACCCGTTCGGCGCTGCAGAACGCCGCCTCCATCGCCGCGCTGTTCCTGACCACCGAAGCCGTGGTCGCGGACAAGCCGGAGAAGGAGTCCGCGGGCGCAGCGGCCGGTGCCGACCCGATGGGCGGCATGGGCGGCATGATGTGA
- a CDS encoding MalY/PatB family protein, producing MGHEFDEITVDELRARGSLKWTLHEPGTIGAFVAEMDFPTAPPVMRAVRAAVEAMNFGYLPPRLAGEMALACADWQARRYGWDVDPGWITAIPDVHWALAIAIERFSRPGSAVIMPTPGYMPFLVEPGELGREVITVPMARDGDRFVHDLDALDAAFRAGGNLLVLCNPHNPLGRVFTAAELTAVCEVVDRHGGRVFADEIHGPLVYPGRQHVPYASLSETAAGHAVTATSATKAWNMPGLKCAQFIVSNDADAATLAAGGRLAVLDASTHGVLATTAAYTEGEPWLTEVLDYLDGNRRAVAELLAEHLPEVGYRPPEGTYLAWLDFRALGLGDHPADFFLEKARVALTDGAACGAEGRGHARLTFATPRPVLERIISGLAGAVRAG from the coding sequence ATGGGACACGAGTTCGACGAGATCACCGTCGATGAGCTGCGCGCCCGCGGCAGCCTGAAGTGGACGCTGCACGAGCCGGGCACGATCGGCGCCTTCGTGGCGGAGATGGACTTCCCCACCGCGCCACCGGTCATGCGCGCGGTGCGCGCAGCGGTGGAGGCGATGAACTTCGGCTACCTGCCGCCGCGACTGGCCGGCGAGATGGCGCTGGCCTGCGCCGACTGGCAGGCGCGGCGGTACGGCTGGGACGTGGATCCCGGGTGGATCACCGCGATCCCCGACGTGCACTGGGCGCTGGCGATCGCGATCGAGCGCTTCTCCCGGCCGGGCAGCGCGGTGATCATGCCGACGCCCGGGTACATGCCGTTCCTGGTCGAGCCCGGTGAGCTCGGCCGCGAGGTCATCACGGTGCCGATGGCCCGCGACGGGGACAGATTCGTCCACGACCTCGACGCGCTGGACGCGGCGTTCCGGGCCGGTGGGAACCTGCTGGTGCTGTGCAACCCGCACAACCCGCTCGGCCGGGTGTTCACCGCGGCGGAGCTGACGGCGGTCTGCGAGGTGGTCGACCGCCACGGCGGCCGGGTGTTCGCCGACGAGATCCACGGGCCGCTGGTCTACCCCGGTCGGCAGCACGTGCCCTACGCGTCGCTGTCGGAGACGGCCGCCGGGCACGCGGTCACCGCCACTTCGGCGACCAAGGCGTGGAACATGCCCGGTCTGAAGTGCGCGCAGTTCATCGTCAGCAACGACGCCGACGCCGCGACGCTGGCCGCCGGGGGCCGTCTCGCGGTGCTCGACGCGAGCACGCACGGCGTGCTGGCCACGACCGCCGCCTACACCGAGGGCGAGCCGTGGCTGACCGAGGTGCTCGACTACCTGGACGGCAACCGGCGCGCGGTGGCGGAGCTGCTGGCCGAACACCTGCCCGAGGTCGGCTACCGCCCTCCAGAGGGCACCTACCTCGCGTGGCTGGACTTCCGCGCGCTCGGCCTCGGCGATCACCCCGCCGACTTCTTCCTGGAGAAGGCGCGGGTCGCGCTCACCGACGGAGCGGCCTGCGGTGCGGAGGGCCGTGGTCACGCGCGGCTGACCTTCGCCACTCCACGACCGGTGCTGGAGCGGATCATCAGCGGGCTGGCCGGGGCGGTGCGCGCCGGCTGA
- a CDS encoding TetR/AcrR family transcriptional regulator, giving the protein MGRPPRHDADRLLDAAVSLAAEAGPRGVTMAAVARAAGAPSGSVYHRFPDRTALLSALWLRTVTRFQDGFFAAVEAPPLEAAVAAARHVVEWCRENPAEANVLLAGPAAYGMADWPDAAREHLAKANAQVDEALTGLAERLGRSGAAGRSRVFLAVVDLPYAVVRRYLGRGEPVPALEVGTVTDAVRDLLAG; this is encoded by the coding sequence ATGGGCAGGCCTCCTCGGCACGACGCCGACCGACTCCTGGACGCCGCTGTCTCGTTGGCCGCGGAAGCAGGACCGCGCGGCGTGACCATGGCGGCGGTCGCGCGAGCCGCGGGCGCCCCGAGCGGCTCGGTGTACCACCGCTTCCCGGACCGGACCGCGCTGCTGTCCGCGTTGTGGCTGCGCACCGTCACCCGGTTCCAGGACGGCTTCTTCGCCGCCGTCGAAGCGCCGCCGCTGGAAGCCGCCGTCGCCGCCGCGCGCCACGTGGTCGAGTGGTGCCGCGAGAATCCGGCCGAGGCGAACGTGCTGCTGGCCGGTCCCGCCGCCTACGGCATGGCGGACTGGCCGGATGCGGCCCGTGAGCACCTGGCGAAGGCGAATGCGCAGGTGGACGAGGCCCTGACCGGCTTGGCGGAGCGGCTCGGCCGATCCGGCGCGGCCGGTCGGTCCCGGGTGTTCCTGGCCGTGGTCGACCTGCCCTACGCCGTGGTCCGGCGGTACCTGGGGAGGGGCGAACCGGTCCCGGCTTTGGAGGTTGGCACAGTCACCGACGCGGTCCGGGACCTGCTCGCCGGATGA
- a CDS encoding serine/threonine protein kinase, producing the protein MSEDLTGKRLGHYKIDGVLGRGGMSVMYRATDVRLGRKVALKVMGEHITGDAEFRERFVDEARNTSAIDHANIVPLYDFGEVDGMLFIAMRLVDGSDLASLIKDGPISPKRTLELLSQISEALDMLHERGLVHLDLKPANVLVTSRESVHEHVYLADFGLTRRGATGHRTSSGDFLGSPTYAAPEHLRGEPVDGRTDQYALACMLFACLTGRPPFQGQVQEVIQGHLAAEPPPATSLVVLPAGIDEVLRRGMAKKADQRFSNCQDLVSAARAALGQAAGDAPPQPRPVVPMPGPQPVQYPPSQPIPAQGYRPPYPQQPPRPLPPPSNDPVRLRPPMPAGSSSFATTSSSSSTKWIVLTLVGVALVLIVVVFIVMASSIGGSGSTDTSTTSETSSYNSNDLPTTVPTGD; encoded by the coding sequence GTGTCGGAAGACCTCACCGGGAAGCGCCTCGGCCACTACAAGATCGACGGAGTGCTCGGTCGCGGTGGCATGAGCGTGATGTACCGCGCCACCGATGTCCGACTCGGCCGCAAGGTCGCCCTCAAAGTCATGGGCGAGCACATCACCGGTGATGCCGAGTTCCGCGAGCGCTTCGTCGACGAGGCGCGCAACACCTCGGCGATCGACCACGCCAACATCGTGCCGCTGTACGACTTCGGTGAGGTCGACGGCATGCTCTTCATCGCGATGCGGCTGGTCGACGGCTCCGACCTGGCGAGCCTGATCAAGGACGGGCCGATCTCGCCGAAGCGCACCCTGGAGCTGCTCTCGCAGATCTCCGAGGCGCTGGACATGCTGCACGAGCGCGGTCTGGTGCACCTCGACCTGAAGCCGGCCAACGTGCTGGTGACCTCGCGCGAGTCCGTCCACGAGCACGTCTACCTGGCCGACTTCGGGCTGACCCGGCGCGGCGCGACCGGCCACCGCACCTCCAGCGGTGACTTCCTCGGCTCGCCCACCTACGCGGCGCCGGAGCACCTGCGCGGCGAGCCGGTGGACGGCCGCACCGACCAGTACGCGCTGGCCTGCATGCTCTTCGCCTGCCTGACCGGCCGCCCGCCGTTCCAGGGGCAGGTGCAGGAGGTCATCCAGGGCCACCTGGCCGCCGAACCGCCGCCGGCCACCTCGCTGGTGGTGCTGCCCGCAGGCATCGACGAGGTGCTGCGCCGCGGCATGGCCAAGAAGGCCGACCAGCGCTTCAGCAACTGCCAGGACCTGGTCTCGGCCGCGCGCGCCGCGCTCGGGCAGGCCGCGGGCGACGCCCCGCCGCAGCCGCGCCCGGTCGTCCCGATGCCCGGCCCGCAGCCGGTGCAGTACCCGCCGAGCCAGCCGATCCCGGCGCAGGGCTACCGGCCGCCGTACCCGCAGCAGCCGCCGCGCCCGCTGCCGCCGCCGAGCAACGACCCGGTGCGGCTGCGCCCGCCGATGCCCGCGGGCTCCTCGTCGTTCGCGACCACGTCGTCGAGCAGTTCGACGAAGTGGATCGTGCTGACGCTGGTCGGCGTCGCGCTGGTGCTGATCGTGGTGGTCTTCATCGTGATGGCCAGCTCGATCGGCGGTTCCGGCAGCACCGACACCTCGACGACCTCGGAGACCTCGTCGTACAACAGCAACGACCTGCCCACCACGGTCCCCACGGGCGACTGA
- a CDS encoding suppressor of fused domain protein, giving the protein MSRFSGFPAHIEKHVGRVRGADSRTAGGRERAYHLVYCDHSDGAHVTVLTSGLRERTAGAPLPQELVCTLRAEQELHARHLTGVIAELLTESNSRVGYGALIMNDRVLLPDSEIAGALAAPHPYLGDEFDVLLDADGQPVLQLITLVPITRGEAQLVARYGRDALYDRWEQTGADLLDIHRPCTAS; this is encoded by the coding sequence ATGAGTCGGTTCAGCGGGTTCCCCGCGCACATCGAGAAGCACGTCGGCCGGGTTCGCGGCGCCGACAGCCGGACCGCCGGTGGCCGTGAGCGCGCCTACCACCTGGTCTACTGCGACCACTCCGACGGCGCGCACGTCACGGTGCTGACCAGCGGCCTGCGCGAGCGCACCGCGGGCGCGCCGCTGCCCCAGGAGCTGGTGTGCACGCTGCGGGCCGAGCAGGAGCTGCACGCCCGGCACCTGACCGGCGTGATCGCCGAGCTGCTCACCGAGTCCAACAGCCGCGTCGGCTACGGCGCGCTGATCATGAACGACCGCGTCCTGCTGCCGGACTCCGAGATCGCCGGCGCCCTGGCCGCTCCGCACCCCTACCTCGGCGACGAGTTCGACGTCCTGCTCGACGCCGACGGCCAACCGGTCCTGCAGCTCATCACGCTCGTCCCGATCACCCGCGGCGAAGCGCAGCTGGTCGCCCGCTACGGCCGCGACGCGCTCTACGACCGCTGGGAGCAGACCGGCGCCGACCTCCTCGACATCCACCGCCCCTGCACCGCTTCCTGA
- a CDS encoding AAA family ATPase, protein MAVDDAFDLNSPAEVAKALDDTGYLPDDGIATAAFLAMRMRRPLLCEGEPGTGKTALAQALATALGVDLIRLQCHEGIDAAQALYDWDFPRQLLHLRTLEAAAGGELDAESAESSLYTRRFLLARPLLRALQESPCVLLVDEIDRADDEFEAFLLEVLSEYAVTIPEFGVVSAAQPPIVVLTSNRTREVHDALKRRCLYHWLEHPDLEREVAILRRRLPGLDERLAEQVAATVQRMRQMDLLKPPGVAEALDWAQALQALGQDELDTETAATTLGAVLKYREDAERVRAAGVLTAER, encoded by the coding sequence ATGGCGGTGGATGACGCGTTCGACCTGAACTCCCCGGCCGAGGTCGCCAAGGCGCTGGACGACACCGGTTACCTGCCCGACGACGGCATCGCCACGGCGGCCTTCCTGGCGATGCGGATGCGGCGCCCGCTGCTGTGCGAGGGCGAGCCGGGCACCGGCAAGACCGCGTTGGCGCAGGCCCTGGCCACCGCGCTCGGGGTGGACCTGATCCGGTTGCAGTGCCACGAGGGCATCGACGCGGCGCAGGCGCTCTACGACTGGGACTTCCCGCGGCAGCTGCTGCACCTGCGCACCCTGGAAGCCGCCGCCGGGGGAGAGCTGGACGCCGAGTCCGCCGAATCCTCGCTCTACACCCGCAGGTTCCTGCTCGCGCGGCCGCTGTTGCGGGCGTTGCAGGAGTCGCCGTGCGTGCTGCTGGTCGACGAGATCGACCGCGCCGACGACGAGTTCGAGGCCTTCCTGCTGGAGGTGCTGTCGGAGTACGCGGTGACGATCCCGGAGTTCGGTGTGGTGTCGGCGGCCCAGCCGCCGATCGTCGTCCTCACCTCCAACCGGACCCGCGAGGTGCACGACGCCTTGAAGCGGCGCTGCCTGTACCACTGGCTGGAGCACCCGGACCTGGAGCGCGAGGTGGCGATTCTGCGGCGCCGGTTGCCGGGGCTGGACGAGCGGCTGGCCGAGCAGGTGGCCGCGACTGTGCAGCGGATGCGGCAGATGGATCTGCTCAAGCCGCCAGGAGTGGCCGAGGCGCTCGACTGGGCGCAGGCCTTGCAGGCTCTCGGGCAGGACGAGCTGGACACCGAGACAGCTGCGACGACGCTGGGCGCGGTGCTCAAGTACCGCGAGGACGCGGAGCGCGTCCGCGCGGCGGGCGTGCTGACCGCTGAGCGCTGA
- a CDS encoding cold-shock protein, with protein MAVGTVKWFNSEKGYGFIATDGGSDVFVHYSAIDMSGFRTLSEGDRVQFEVKAGRDGRTQADGVRKV; from the coding sequence GTGGCGGTCGGCACGGTCAAATGGTTCAACTCGGAGAAGGGCTACGGATTCATCGCAACGGACGGTGGATCTGATGTGTTCGTCCATTACTCCGCCATCGACATGTCGGGTTTCCGCACCCTTTCCGAAGGAGATCGGGTGCAATTCGAGGTGAAGGCGGGGCGTGACGGCCGCACCCAGGCTGACGGGGTCCGCAAGGTCTGA
- a CDS encoding vWA domain-containing protein: MHTVTGLVGFARALRHSGMACGPTRVQAFLAAVEQVGFDRDAVYWAGRLTLCSDPDDLPRYDAAFESWFGNAESSGEPVGRPLPRPAQIAALTGADGGPDEGEADRPLAAAASDAEVLRRRDLSELGVPEREHLRRMLAVLRPEPPSRPALRRRGSKRGALSSRATLREMLRSGGEPVRLRRQRRSRRPRRVVLLVDVSGSMSAYADALLRFAHVVVRRAPVSTEVFTLGTRMTRVSRQLRQRDPEAALLAASRAVPDFSGGTRLGETLRVFLDRWGQRGVARGAVVVLFSDGWERGDATELADQMRRLRRLARAVIWANPHAGHDGYQPVQSGIVAAMPHVDRMVAGHSLRSLEDVWSWVRRLSQPGAGGAKCEI, translated from the coding sequence ATGCACACCGTGACCGGGCTGGTCGGGTTCGCGCGTGCGCTGCGGCATTCCGGCATGGCCTGCGGCCCGACGCGCGTGCAGGCCTTCCTCGCCGCCGTCGAGCAGGTCGGGTTCGACCGCGACGCCGTCTACTGGGCGGGCCGCTTGACGCTGTGCTCCGACCCGGACGACCTGCCGCGCTACGACGCGGCCTTCGAATCCTGGTTCGGCAATGCCGAGTCGTCCGGCGAACCGGTGGGCCGACCGCTCCCGCGTCCCGCGCAGATCGCTGCGCTGACCGGTGCCGACGGTGGTCCTGACGAGGGCGAGGCGGATAGGCCGCTGGCCGCCGCGGCCAGCGACGCCGAGGTGCTGCGCCGCCGCGATCTCTCCGAACTCGGCGTGCCGGAGCGCGAACACCTGCGGCGGATGCTCGCGGTGCTGCGCCCGGAGCCGCCGTCGCGCCCAGCTCTCCGGCGTCGCGGGAGCAAGCGTGGTGCGCTGAGCTCGCGCGCGACCCTGCGCGAGATGCTGCGATCCGGTGGCGAGCCGGTGCGGCTGCGTCGGCAGCGCCGCTCCCGCCGACCGCGACGGGTCGTACTGCTGGTCGACGTCTCGGGCTCGATGAGCGCCTACGCGGATGCGCTGCTGCGGTTCGCCCACGTCGTGGTGCGGAGAGCGCCCGTCAGCACCGAGGTTTTCACGCTCGGCACGCGGATGACGCGGGTGAGCAGGCAGCTGCGGCAGCGTGATCCGGAGGCCGCGCTGCTGGCGGCTTCCCGCGCGGTGCCGGACTTCTCCGGCGGCACCAGGCTCGGCGAGACGCTCCGGGTCTTCCTGGACCGGTGGGGGCAGCGAGGCGTGGCGCGCGGAGCGGTGGTCGTGCTGTTCTCCGACGGCTGGGAACGCGGCGACGCCACCGAGCTCGCCGACCAGATGCGGCGGCTGCGGCGGTTGGCGCGCGCGGTGATCTGGGCGAACCCGCACGCCGGGCACGACGGCTACCAACCGGTGCAATCCGGGATTGTCGCGGCCATGCCGCACGTTGACCGGATGGTGGCCGGGCACAGCCTGCGTTCGCTGGAGGACGTCTGGTCCTGGGTCCGCAGGCTGTCCCAACCTGGTGCTGGAGGGGCGAAGTGCGAGATTTAG
- a CDS encoding beta-N-acetylhexosaminidase family protein, whose translation MFGRSARRRSAAVATLMCAVLAGCTNTPQPAEPTAPPPAPALPATGLPQVTPQPKEMRRLGDDIAVRGKAEVVVDQLVDQPTRALVEQVLRMAGASDVVVREEGQPPAEDAELRIEIGARGSQAVAQGLGGFDLAAPAKLPPEGYALAGRGGTDPAVVIGASDAAGAYYGVQTLRQLASPGRIAGVGIIDHPDMPLRGSVEGFYGPPWTHQQRMDQLAFYGDVKLNTYIYAPKDDPYHREKWREPYPQAEFAAVRQLIGQAAAHHVKFTFALSPGTSICYSDEADFRALLAKLQAVYDSGVRDFSVPLDDISYTRWNCSGDQAKYGSPSQDAAGRAQAELLNRVQREFVDTHPGVAPLQFVPTEYSDVEDSPYKSQIRSTLDDRVLVMWTGDGVIPRRITVSDAQQAEQVWGRKLFLWDNYPVNDFDGSVGRVLLGPYEKREPGLTEQLTGGVVNPMNLATASEVVELGAADFFWNNEGFDAQRAWRAAADYLAGKRLAGGEPGLVADPATAGALLAFFDLEHMGPLPSGRPWLPQAPELSRRIEQFRAGWQGGDRATAVRELREYAQTIAEAPERIGAGAPAEFVQDVKPWLTATELWGQALVATMDGLQARADGDEGSTFGHFSEAKQLATRAAQIRTEPGKVRPQGPVYVGDGVLDTFIEQAPGMR comes from the coding sequence ATGTTCGGTCGAAGTGCCCGGCGGCGGTCCGCAGCGGTCGCGACGCTGATGTGCGCCGTGCTGGCGGGATGCACCAACACCCCGCAGCCGGCCGAGCCCACCGCACCGCCGCCCGCGCCCGCGCTGCCCGCGACCGGGCTGCCGCAGGTGACTCCGCAGCCGAAGGAGATGCGGCGGCTCGGCGACGACATCGCGGTGCGGGGCAAGGCCGAGGTGGTCGTGGACCAGCTGGTCGACCAGCCCACCCGCGCGCTGGTCGAGCAGGTGCTGCGGATGGCCGGGGCGAGCGACGTCGTGGTGCGCGAGGAGGGGCAGCCGCCCGCCGAGGACGCCGAGCTGCGCATCGAGATCGGCGCTCGTGGCTCGCAGGCCGTCGCGCAGGGGCTGGGCGGGTTCGACCTCGCCGCACCGGCGAAGCTGCCGCCCGAGGGGTACGCGCTGGCCGGGCGCGGCGGAACGGACCCGGCGGTGGTCATCGGTGCTTCCGACGCGGCGGGCGCCTACTACGGCGTGCAGACGCTCCGCCAGCTCGCTTCGCCGGGGCGGATCGCCGGAGTCGGCATCATCGACCACCCGGACATGCCGCTGCGCGGCAGCGTCGAGGGCTTCTACGGTCCACCGTGGACGCACCAGCAGCGGATGGACCAGCTCGCCTTCTACGGCGACGTCAAGCTCAACACCTACATCTACGCGCCCAAGGACGACCCGTACCACCGGGAGAAGTGGCGCGAGCCGTACCCGCAGGCCGAGTTCGCCGCGGTGCGACAGCTGATCGGGCAGGCCGCCGCGCACCACGTGAAGTTCACCTTCGCGCTCTCGCCCGGCACCTCGATCTGCTACAGCGACGAAGCGGACTTCCGCGCCCTGCTGGCCAAGCTGCAGGCGGTCTACGACTCGGGCGTGCGCGACTTCTCGGTGCCGCTGGACGACATCTCCTACACCCGCTGGAACTGCTCGGGCGACCAGGCGAAGTACGGCAGCCCGTCGCAGGACGCGGCCGGCCGGGCGCAGGCGGAGCTGCTGAACCGGGTGCAGCGCGAGTTCGTCGACACCCACCCCGGGGTGGCGCCGCTGCAGTTCGTGCCGACCGAGTACTCCGACGTGGAGGACTCGCCGTACAAGTCGCAGATCCGGTCCACATTGGACGATCGGGTGCTGGTGATGTGGACCGGGGACGGGGTGATCCCGCGCCGGATCACGGTGTCGGACGCGCAGCAGGCCGAGCAGGTGTGGGGCCGCAAGCTCTTCCTGTGGGACAACTACCCGGTCAACGACTTCGACGGCTCGGTCGGCCGGGTGCTGCTCGGCCCGTACGAGAAGCGCGAGCCGGGGCTGACCGAGCAGCTCACCGGTGGCGTGGTGAACCCGATGAACCTGGCCACGGCCAGCGAGGTGGTCGAGCTCGGCGCTGCCGACTTCTTCTGGAACAACGAGGGTTTCGACGCGCAGCGGGCCTGGCGCGCTGCGGCCGACTACCTGGCGGGCAAGCGCCTCGCCGGTGGTGAGCCGGGGCTGGTCGCCGATCCGGCGACGGCCGGTGCGCTGCTGGCGTTCTTCGACCTGGAGCACATGGGCCCGCTGCCCAGCGGGCGACCGTGGTTGCCGCAGGCACCGGAGCTGTCCCGGCGGATCGAGCAGTTCCGCGCCGGTTGGCAGGGCGGCGACCGCGCGACCGCGGTGCGGGAGCTGCGCGAGTACGCGCAGACGATCGCGGAGGCGCCGGAGCGGATCGGCGCGGGAGCGCCCGCGGAGTTCGTCCAGGACGTCAAGCCGTGGCTGACCGCCACCGAGCTGTGGGGCCAGGCGCTGGTGGCCACGATGGACGGGCTGCAGGCGCGGGCCGACGGCGACGAGGGCAGCACGTTCGGGCACTTCAGCGAGGCCAAGCAGCTCGCGACTCGGGCCGCGCAGATCCGGACGGAGCCGGGCAAGGTCCGCCCGCAGGGGCCGGTCTACGTGGGTGACGGTGTGCTGGACACCTTCATCGAGCAGGCTCCCGGCATGCGCTGA